In the genome of Mytilus edulis chromosome 3, xbMytEdul2.2, whole genome shotgun sequence, one region contains:
- the LOC139514809 gene encoding uncharacterized protein → MDGFHHELSEDDMILSQVLKTLEDEMELRNVNIEDFFGEFPSNVMDENASGDLINTSAVSFDLGLDLDLWLQVPSENGKIQNVKDEEPKDQEQGVESRFAEMTDNESDTLIEGAENKNTKKATKWAVNVYEEKNTCN, encoded by the exons ATGGATGGATTTCATCATGAATTATCGGAGGATGACATGATCTTATCACAAGTATTAAAAACATTGGAGGATGAAATGGAACTGAGAAATGTAAATATAGAGGACTTTTTTGGAGAGTTTCCTAGTAATGTGATGGATGAGAATGCATCTGGAGATTTAATCAACACCTCAGCTGTTTCATTTGACCTAGGACTAGACTTAGATCTATGGTTGCAAGTTCCTTCGGAAAACGGAAAGATCCAAAATGTCAAG GATGAAGAACCTAAAGATCAGGAACAAGGAGTCGAATCAAGGTTTGCAGAAATGACAGACAATGAAAGTGATACACTTATTGAAGGTGCTgagaacaaaaacacaaagaaagccacaaaatggGCAGTTAATGTCTATGAAGAAAAGAACACTTGCAACTAG